A single genomic interval of Macaca nemestrina isolate mMacNem1 chromosome 14, mMacNem.hap1, whole genome shotgun sequence harbors:
- the LOC105471946 gene encoding lipocalin-15 isoform X2 produces MTLFLLGAILALLWVPTAQAEVLLQPDFNAEKFSGLWYVVSMASDCKVFLGKKDHLSMSTRAIRPTEEGGLHVHMEFPGADGCNQVDAEYLKVGSKGHFRVPALGYLDVRIVDTDYSSFAVLYIYKELEGALSTMVQLYSRTQDVSPQALKAFQDFYPTLGLSDDMMVMLPKSDACSPESKEAP; encoded by the exons ATGACGTTGTTCCTGCTCGGCGCaatcctggccctgctctgggtgCCCACGGCACAGGCTGAGGTTCTGCTGCAGCCTGACTTCAATGCTGAAAAG TTCTCAGGCCTCTGGTACGTGGTCTCCATGGCATCTGACTGCAAGGTCTTCCTGGGCAAGAAGGACCACCTGTCTATGTCCACCAGGGCCATCAGGCCCACAGAGGAGGGCGGCCTCCACGTCCACATGGAGTTCCCGGG GGCAGACGGCTGTAACCAGGTGGATGCCGAGTACCTGAAGGTGGGCTCCAAGGGACACTTCAGAGTCCCAG CCTTGGGCTACCTGGACGTGCGCATCGTGGACACAGACTACAGCTCCTTCGCAGTCCTTTACATCTACAAGGAGCTGGAGGGGGCCCTCAGCACCATGGTGCAGCTCTACA GCCGGACCCAGGACGTGAGTCCCCAGGCTCTGAAGGCCTTCCAGGACTTCTACCCGACCCTGGGGCTCTCCGATGACATGATGGTCATGCTGCCCAAGTCAG ACGCCTGCAGCCCTGAGAGCAAGGAGGCACCCTGA
- the LOC105471945 gene encoding epididymal-specific lipocalin-8 isoform X1, which translates to MEARLPCTILGVLVVLWAQVAAAMVELDQQKIGGFWREVGVASYQSLVLMAPKRVEGLFLTLNGSNLTVKVAYNSSGSCEIERIVGSEIDTTGKFAFPGHREIHVLDTDYEGYAILRVSLMWRGRNFHVLKYFTRSLEDEDRLGFWRFRELTADTGLYLAARPGRCAKLLKEELI; encoded by the exons ATGGAGGCCAGGCTGCCGTGCACCATCCTGGGTGTCCTCGTGGTGCTCTGGGCGCAGGTGGCAGCAGCCATGGTGGAGCTGGACCAGCAGAAG ATTGGAGGATTCTGGCGGGAAGTCGGTGTGGCCTCCTATCAAAGTCTGGTGCTGATGGCCCCAAAGCGGGTGGAGGGCTTGTTCCTCACTTTGAACGGGAGTAACCTGACCGTGAAGGTCGCATATAACAG CTCAGGAAGCTGTGAGATAGAGAGGATTGTGGGCTCAGAAATAGACACTACGGGAAAATTTGCTTTTCCTG GCCACAGAGAGATCCACGTGCTGGACACCGACTACGAGGGCTATGCCATCCTGCGGGTGTCCCTGATGTGGCGGGGCAGGAACTTTCACGTCCTCAAGTACTTCA CTCGGAGCCTGGAGGATGAGGACCGGCTGGGGTTCTGGAGGTTTCGGGAGCTGACAGCAGACACTGGTCTCTACCTGGCGGCCCGGCCTG GGCGGTGTGCCAAGCTTCTGAAGGAG GAGCTGATTTAA
- the LOC105471946 gene encoding lipocalin-15 isoform X1, which translates to MASDCKVFLGKKDHLSMSTRAIRPTEEGGLHVHMEFPGADGCNQVDAEYLKVGSKGHFRVPALGYLDVRIVDTDYSSFAVLYIYKELEGALSTMVQLYSRTQDVSPQALKAFQDFYPTLGLSDDMMVMLPKSDACSPESKEAP; encoded by the exons ATGGCATCTGACTGCAAGGTCTTCCTGGGCAAGAAGGACCACCTGTCTATGTCCACCAGGGCCATCAGGCCCACAGAGGAGGGCGGCCTCCACGTCCACATGGAGTTCCCGGG GGCAGACGGCTGTAACCAGGTGGATGCCGAGTACCTGAAGGTGGGCTCCAAGGGACACTTCAGAGTCCCAG CCTTGGGCTACCTGGACGTGCGCATCGTGGACACAGACTACAGCTCCTTCGCAGTCCTTTACATCTACAAGGAGCTGGAGGGGGCCCTCAGCACCATGGTGCAGCTCTACA GCCGGACCCAGGACGTGAGTCCCCAGGCTCTGAAGGCCTTCCAGGACTTCTACCCGACCCTGGGGCTCTCCGATGACATGATGGTCATGCTGCCCAAGTCAG ACGCCTGCAGCCCTGAGAGCAAGGAGGCACCCTGA
- the LOC105471945 gene encoding epididymal-specific lipocalin-8 isoform X2, whose translation MSGAAEALPTATLVTGTVPLASGALTTHCIGGFWREVGVASYQSLVLMAPKRVEGLFLTLNGSNLTVKVAYNSSGSCEIERIVGSEIDTTGKFAFPGHREIHVLDTDYEGYAILRVSLMWRGRNFHVLKYFTRSLEDEDRLGFWRFRELTADTGLYLAARPGRCAKLLKEELI comes from the exons ATGTCTGGCGCAGCAGAGGCCCTCCCCACTGCCACTCTGGTCACTGGCACTGTGCCTCTGGCCTCCGGAGCTCTGACTACCCACTGT ATTGGAGGATTCTGGCGGGAAGTCGGTGTGGCCTCCTATCAAAGTCTGGTGCTGATGGCCCCAAAGCGGGTGGAGGGCTTGTTCCTCACTTTGAACGGGAGTAACCTGACCGTGAAGGTCGCATATAACAG CTCAGGAAGCTGTGAGATAGAGAGGATTGTGGGCTCAGAAATAGACACTACGGGAAAATTTGCTTTTCCTG GCCACAGAGAGATCCACGTGCTGGACACCGACTACGAGGGCTATGCCATCCTGCGGGTGTCCCTGATGTGGCGGGGCAGGAACTTTCACGTCCTCAAGTACTTCA CTCGGAGCCTGGAGGATGAGGACCGGCTGGGGTTCTGGAGGTTTCGGGAGCTGACAGCAGACACTGGTCTCTACCTGGCGGCCCGGCCTG GGCGGTGTGCCAAGCTTCTGAAGGAG GAGCTGATTTAA